In the Brassica napus cultivar Da-Ae chromosome A7, Da-Ae, whole genome shotgun sequence genome, one interval contains:
- the LOC106410112 gene encoding transcription factor TCP1-like yields MSSSNNGYNNGSNNGVYPLSLYLPSLSGQQDIIRNPYNHQLTASPGQMLSAVPESLMDYMAFNSNNVMNQQSFEIPEVSREIKKAVKKDRHSKIHTAQGLRDRRVRLSIGISRQFFDLQDMLGFDKASKTLDWLLKKSRRAIKELVQEKKLNNNVEDFGNDGGNVVHEEDDYDDDNVGDNSFVYGSSPYSFEEEVLCEAKKAEKRKKKTEMSNISSKGSRAKAKGKAKGITIDMTNDHPETASEIIQTEIMDPFKRSIIFNEGEEMTHSFYKESIQESDNHECITKTEVNLPMNMDQGYNQHYGALMLKDQGSSSNYNAILPQNFDCDYNPNPFIDQLFCGVTNTNFFRGFP; encoded by the exons ATGTCTTCTTCCAACAATGGTTACAATAATGGTAGTAACAACGGAGTGTaccctctctctctttaccttcCTTCACTCTCCGGTCAGCAAGACATCATCCGTAATCCCTACAATCATCAGTTAACAGCATCACCGGGCCAAATGTTATCAGCAGTGCCTGAGTCCCTGATGGATTACATGGCGTTTAACTCAAACAATGTTATGAATCAGCAAAGTTTTGAGATTCCTGAGGTGTCGAGAGAAATCAAGAAGGCTGTGAAAAAAGATAGGCATAGCAAGATTCACACGGCACAAGGTCTTAGAGACAGGAGGGTAAGGCTTTCTATTGGAATTTCTCGCCAATTCTTCGATCTCCAGGATATGTTGGGGTTTGATAAAGCCAGTAAAACATTAGACTGGCTACTCAAGAAATCAAGAAGAGCCATCAAAGAGCTTGTCCAAGAAAAAAAGCTCAACAACAATGTTGAAGATTTTGGAAACGATGGAGGTAATGTAGTACATGAAGAggatgattatgatgatgataatgttgGCGATAATAGCTTTGTGTATGGTTCGAGCCCCTATTCCTTCGAAGAAGAAGTGCTATGTGAGGCCAAGAAGgcagagaaaagaaagaagaagactgaaATGAGCAACATTTCTTCAAAGGGGTCAAGAGCCAAAGCAAAAGGAAAGGCTAAGGGGATAACAATAGACATGACCAATGATCATCCAGAAACCGCCTCTGAGATCATACAAACTGAAATAATGGACCCATTCAAGAGGTCTATAATCTTcaatgaaggagaagaaatgACACATTCTTTCTACAAGGAATCAATCCAAGAGTCTGATAATCATGAATGCATTACCAAGACGGAGGTCAATCTTCCCATGAATATGGATCAAGGTTATAATCAGCATTATGGGGCGTTAATGTTGAAAGATCAGGGTTCTAGCAGCAACTACAATGCCATTCTGCCTCAAAACTTTGATTGTGACTACAATCCAAACCCTTTTATTGATCAACTCTTTTGTGGAGTCACCAACACAAATTTCTTCAGAG GGTTCCCATAA
- the LOC106407431 gene encoding cyclin-B1-2, which yields MESPKKIAHEIGGVKRDALRFGLNGVKSDIVGSHPLESSYESGKRSHEAMKRAIIGHTYGTALPLKMDMDRQILSRFQRPPGPIPSSMLGLEVYTGAIDDFGFEDYLNDPRDSETFKPVDLHHGVEVRLGMSKGPVAPSFM from the exons atggagtcaCCGAAGAAGATAGCTCATGAGATCGGTGGTGTGAAGAGAGACGCTCTTCGGTTTGGTCTCAACGGCGTCAAGAGCGACATCGTCGGATCTCACCCACTCGAATCCTCTTACGAATCC GGAAAGAGATCGCACGAGGCGATGAAGAGGGCTATCATTGGGCATACCTACGGGACTGCACTTCCACTCAAGATGGATATGGACAGGCAAATCCTCTCACG GTTTCAGAGACCTCCTGGACCAATTCCGTCGTCTATGCTAGGTTTAGAAGTCTACACAGGAGCCATTGATGACTTTGGTTTTGAGGATTACTTGAATG ATCCGCGTGACTCGGAGACATTCAAGCCTGTAGACTTGCACCACGGTGTGGAAGTTCGTCTTGGTATGTCTAAGGGCCCGGTTGCCCCCAGTTTCATGTaa